Below is a window of Mucilaginibacter ginkgonis DNA.
CAGCGCATCCAGTTTACCGCGGTCTGAAGAGCTTACTTTATCTATAACTTCAAGCGTATATTTCAAGCACCAGACCGCTATTTTGCTGGTGTACCAATTGTTGTTAACGTTGTTTTCGTACTCGTTAGGCCCCGTAACGCCAAGCATTACATACTGTTGCTTGTCATCGCTCCAGGTAATGCGCTGCGACCAAAAGCGTGTAATGGCAATCAGCACCTCAAGGCCGTAATCAGCAAGGTAGTCTTCATCGCCGGTGTAACGCACATAGTTAAAAATGGCATATGCAATGGCACCGTTGCGGTGGATCTCTTCGAAGGTGATCTCCCATTCATTATGGCATTCGGTACCATCCATGGTAACCATAGGGTAGAGGGCTGCACCGTCTTTAAAACCAAGAAGTTTTGCATTTTCAATGGCTTTCCACAGTTGCTTGTACCGGTACAATAGTAAATTCCTGGTTACTTTTTGCGGAGCTGTAGCCAAATAAAAAGGCACGCAGTAAGCCTCTGTGTCCCAATAAGTAGAACCGCCGTACTTTTCGCCGGTGAAACCTTTTGGGCCGATGTTCAGTCGGTCATCCTCACCTGTATAGGTCTGATTTAGCTGGAATATATTAAAGCGAATGCCTTGTTGTGCAGACGCGTCACCTTCGATGATGATGTCGTTGTGCTTCCACTTTTCAGCCCAGGCCGCTGCCTGTTCTTCTAACATTTTGTCGAAGCCTTTAACTGAAACAGTTTGCAGGACCTCGTTCAGTTTTGTTTCCAACTGATCTGCCGGATGGTTTTGCGACGACAGATTTGCCGCGAACTTATACAGCGTGACCGCTTCGTTTTGCTTAACATCGATGGTAGTGCTTAGTGACACAAACTTTTCCTTTTCGTTAGTCGAAAAACTCGCGTCAACTGCTTTTCCGTTATAATTGACAAATACCAGCATGCCGGTAGCAACCTCAAATCCTGTCTTTTTGGTTCTCAGCTGAACAAAACCGCCGTTGCCGGAAGTACCTTTTTTCACTTCGTCCCAAAACTTTTCATCGTAGTTTGAGTCTTTGTTAACCACATCGCCGTCTACGTAAGGCGTAAGTTTTATCGAACTCGGGAAGTTCACAGGCATAATGGTGTATTTGATCGCGCCGGCCTCGTCATCAACCATGCTGCAAAAACGGATGGCCTCCACTGCAACCTGTTTCCCGTTAATTGTAGTGGCGGTGAAAGTGCGTTTCAGATAGCCGTCTTTCATATTCAACTCACGGCGAAAGTCCTGAACGCTGCATTTAGCGAGGTCCAGCTCTTCGCCATCTATCTCCACACCAATGCCGATCCAGTTAGCAGCATTAAGTACTTTGGCAAAATATTCGGGATAGCCGTTTTTCCACCAGCCTACGCGGGTCTTATCGGGATAATAAACGCCTGCAACGTAGTTGCCCTGCAAGGTGTCGCCACTGTAAGCCTCTTCAAAATTGGCGCGCTGACCCATGCGGCCATTACCCAGGCTGAAGATGCTCTCCGAAATTTTGTTCAGATGTGGATCAAATCCTTCTTCAATGATCTTCCACTCGTCTGTTTTTATGTAGTTTTTCATAAGACTCATCCCATCCCTCTCCAAAGGGGAGGGGGCTAATTGTTTATCTTTTACAATGTCATGCTGAGCCTATCGAAGCATCTTATCCGTTAATGCATTACTGGATAATCCCGATAGCTATCGGGCTTCACTCCGTTCAGAATGACAAGAAAGTGATAATTATAATTCTCTCAACTTTTCCATCGTCATTTGATCCAGGCCGCTGATCACCAAATCGGCTTGGGTTAATATCTGCGGCGAGCCGATGCCTACGGCTTTCATGCCGCCGTTCTTAGCCGCCTCGATGCCCGCTATGGCATCCTCAAAAACCACGCATTCGGTATCAAGTACACCTAAAGCTTCTGCGCCTTTAATAAAAACTTCAGGGTCTGGCTTAGGTGCCGTTACATGGTTGCCATCAACAATGGCATCAAATAAATGCTCGATGCCTGTATTTTTTAAAATGATACCGGAGTTCTTACTTGCCGATCCTAAAGCGGTTTTAATACCGGCTGAGCGACAACCTTCTAAAAATTCTTTCGCACCGGGCAGCACTTCAGCAGGTGTCATCTTATTGATCATTTCTACGTACCAATTGTTTTTTTCTGTAGCAAGCTCTGTTTGTTCTGCTTCGGTCTTGGTGATGCCGCCCCAGCCCAATATTAATTGCAGCGAGCGCACACGGCTTACGCCTTTCAGGTGCTCGTTTTGTTCTTCGGTAAAGTCGAACCCAAGCGAATTGGCCAACCGTTTCCAGGCTTTGTAGTGGTAAACCGCGGTATCTACAATAACGCCGTCGAGGTCGAACAGGCAAGCTTTTATATCAGGCATATGTGCTATGTTAATAATAATGTTCTGGGTAAACTTACAAAACTATAAATGATGTTATTAGCAATGTATGGAGGTTGTTATCTTCTATAGTTACGTTGGTTAAAATAAGTAAGGAGGGGAAAGCTTATTTGAAGTTTGACCGTTGAAATGATTAGGCGTTACCCTCCTGCGTCGGGCCGCGCTTTTTGTTCAAGTCCTCATTACACTTCGTTCCACTCCGGGCTTTGCACGTCAATCGCTAACGCGCTTGTCTAACTGATCCAAATTATTGTTCCTCCGTTAGCGTTCCGGCTTTGCCTTTCACCTTTTCCCTCACTCAATGTATGCCGTTCGGCATCAGTTCAAAGATCAAAGTTGTTTTTGCAGGGATAATTAGTTTTGCAATGTCGACTGCTTCATCGGTAATTACGTTTTTGCCCTTGCGCGCGCCATTCAATCCCTCGGCAAAGTAGGCAGTTTCCATTTCCTGTTCTTTTTCATTGCTGTTGTAAACCACCATTACCGTCTTCAAGGCATCGTACCTAAAATACACATACACCCCTTTCTGCGGAATGTATTGCAATAGTTTGCCCGTTTGCAGGGCAGTTGTATTCTTGCGGTAGTTGGCCAGTTTTTTAATGTAGTTAAAGGCATCGTTCTCTTTTTTGTTTCTGCCACCTGCGGTAAATTTATTGTTCTTGTCGCCCGGCCATCCACCCGGGAAATCCTCGCGTACCAAGCCATCCGGATTAGAAAAGTTTTTCATCAGGATCTCATCGCCATAATACATTTGCGGAATGCCGCGTGTGGTTAATAAAAGTGCGAATGCTGATTTATATTTGGTATAGTCCTCATTTACCACCGAGAAAACACGGCTCATGTCGTGGTTATCCAGAAAAACTACATTCTTAGTCGGGTCCTTGTACAAAAAGTCCTGTGCTAACACAGCATACAAACGGCTTGCACCATCGGTCCAGCCATCTTTACCATTAAGCGCTTCATAGATAGCGTCTTTAACTACGCCGTCGGTTACGCCCGGCAAGTGTGTATCCAAGCCCTGATTTAATTTGTTGCCCTCGGTAAAGAACGCCTGGTCGGCAGCGCTCCAAACTAAAGTCTCACCGTAAATGGAAAGGTTTGGAAACTCGGCGCGGATATCTTTTGCCCATTGCGACATGTATGGGCCGTCGTTATAAGGGTAAGTATCCAAACGCAACCCGTCAATGCCCGCGTACTCAACCCACCAGATATGATTCTGGGTCAGGTAGTTCTGTACGTAAGGGTTGTTTTCATTGAGATCGGCCATGCGCCGGTCGAACCAACCGTCGAGCATGATCTTCTTGTCGTTGGCCGAAGCGTGCGGGTCCATCACCACCATGTCGTGATAATTGGAGTTGGTAAATTTAGGCCATTGGTGCACCCAGCTTTTCATCGGCATATCCTGTATCAGGTAGCATTCGGTACCCACGTGGTTATGCACAATATCTTTGATGACCTTTAGCCCCATGCTGTGGCATTTTTCTACATATTGCTTGTAAAGCTCGTTAGTGCCAAAGCGAGGGTCTATTTTATAATAGTCTGTAACGGCATAGCCATGGTACGATGCCTGCGGCTCGTCATTTTCTATCTCAGGGGTAAACCAAACGGTAGTAACTCCCAGATCTTTCAGATAGTCGAGATGGTTCATCACGCCTTGTATATCGCCGCCATGGCGGCTAAACATCGAGTCGCGGTGCAGGCCCGTTTCGCGCATTCCTTTAACCACATCATTATTGGGGTCGCCATTTGAAAAGCGGTCGGGCATGATGAGGTAGATGAGGTCTTTAATGGTTACACCCTGCACACGGTTCGCGCTGCGGTCGCGGGTATTTAGTTTGTAATTATAAACCAAAGGCTGCGCGCCTTTAGCAGTAAACTTTATAGCAAATGTGCCTGCCTTGGCCGACGGTGATATCACTAAGTCTAAAAACAGGTAATTTGAGTTTTCTACCTTATGTACTGCTGCCAATTTTACACCAGGGTAAGCCAGTTGCACCTGCCGCGAAGCTATATTATTGCCGTGAACTACCAATTGCAGTTTTGGGTTGGCCATGCCTACCCACCAGTTCATGGGTTCTACCTTGTCTAAGGCGGGTAGCTGCGCTAGAAGGTGAGTATTGTAAAGTATGCAGCAAATGGCAGCTAATAAAAATCTCTTCATAGTGCGGTTCTGTTGGTGTTTCAAATTTAAAATAAAAGTGTTTGGATGCATGAAAAAGTTAGGCGACGGTCGGCAAAATGTCATCAATGGTTTTTAGCCTGTTGCTTTGGCTCGCTTTTTGTAAGTTTGCGCACTGCTAATGAAGCTACGCGATTTTAAAATAGGCCTTTGTATTTTGTTTTTGGGCATCTTTATGACTAAGATGGTCATCGGCATTGCGCCCATTTTTGTGAGCATGAACAATAAAACGGTTAACGCCGTGATCACCCAGTTAGAGCAGGAAACTAAGGGTGATAAGGACAGCGCTGAGAAAGATTTTTCAAAGGAGAAGAAATTCTTTGACGAGAAGTTTATTCATCACCACGACTATACGCTCATAGTTTCTGCAACTATTATCCTTCATAATAAAGAGAAGGCCCTTTTTAAGCAGGTTTACCATCCAAGGGTACCTGTGCCGCCTCCAAACGTCTAATAAACTTTAGTTTATTATCAACTTTTGTTCAACGCCTTCAATGGGTTGAAACAATTCTTTATTGTATTTATTTATAATTTTAGTTTATGCTGAGGCAAGAAAAGGAGAATAGATCGCTTCGCGAAAACCTGATGCTGGCATCGTCTACGGCGTTTGTATCGGGTATTGTTAACGTAGTATGTTTACTGGCCTTCCTGGCGTTTTCATCGAACGTTACCGGTCACGTGGCCAACCTGGCCAATCATGTGGTTCAACAGAATTACCACGAGATAGGTATATTTTTGATCTGGCTGTTCATGTTTTTTGCAGGCGCTTTCGCGGCCACATTTATCATCAGGTCTGTACAGGAAAAGAGCCTGTATAAGGCGAACGCCACCATCATAGGTATTGAGATCATTTTGATGTTAGCCGCGGCCTTGTACGCTCACCATCTTTACCAGGAAACACAATTTGAAAAGGAAGTACTCATCAGCCTGATGTTATTTGTAATGGGCCTGCAAAACAGTATGGTTTCTACCATATCCGGAGGGTTGATCAAGACCTCTCATCTGACAGGCTTGTTTACAGATTTGGGCGGTGAGGTAGCTGAATGGTTCCATCCAAAAACAGCTAAAACAACCGTGATCCGTAATAAGATACTGATCAGGTTGACCATATTAGGATTTTACTTTATTGGCGCTGTTGGAGGCGGATACTTTTTCAATATTTATGAATTCGCGATATTTTATGTGGTACCGTTTATATTGCTCACCATTTTGTATTATGATCTGTCGCCAATTGCTTTGCATAAACTGTTACGTATATTTTCAAAAAAACCAAAAACATCAACCACTATTTAAATTTTAGAAATCATGAATCAAGACATAAAACCACACAACACAGATCATATTACTTACCAATCGCTTTTAGAGGGCAATAAAACTTTTGTCGCCGAAGCATTGAAAGAGGACGGCGACTATTTCACCAAACTTGCCGCCGGTCAAAAGCCACCCGTTTTATGGATAGGCTGTGCGGACAGCCGGGTGCCTGCAAACCAGATCACCCACACCAGTCCGGGCGAAATATTTGTGCACCGCAACATTGCCAACGTTGTAGTGCACACCGATATGAGCATGCTTAGCGTGCTGGATTACGCGGTAAATGTGTTGCAGGTGAAGCACGTTATCGTAGTAGGCCACTACGGCTGTGGTGGCGTGAATGCCGCAATGACCAACAAAGAATTTGGCCTGATCGACAACTGGCTGCGCCATATTAAGGATGTATACCGTTTGCACGCCGATGAGCTGGATGCCATCACTGACGAGAAAACGAAATCTGACCGGTTGGTGGAGTGCAATGTGATAGAAGGTGTATATAACTTGGGCAAAACAACCATCGTACAAAACGCCTGGAAAGACCCGAACCGTGAGCTGCAGGTACATGGCTGGGTATATGAATTAAGCACCGGGCTTATTAAAGACCTTAACGTTAGCCGCAAAGACAACAGCGGTATGGAAGAAGTTTTCAGGTTCGATATATAAGAGAATCAGGAATCTGCATTAACGAATCAAGATAGACGCCGCTGCAGAAATGCAGCGGCGTCGTGTTTTATAAGCTATCAAATCAACGGATGTTCAAACGCCAGCGTGCAGCTTCGGGCGAAAAAACGAGCCGCTACTGAGGGCTGTGTGATGAGGGCCATGCGAGTGTTTTGCAGGGCAAAGCTTGTGCGGAAAAGAAGCCTTTCGCTGGCTTGATTTTTTGGTTACTTTTTCATCTAAGGAAAAAGTAACGAGCCTTTAGCGGCGAATGAGCGTAACCACATGCCGTCCTTTGAGATACCGAAACAATCCCGATTTAAATCGGGCGGCATGACGCAAGCGTGGGCTTCGACAGGCTCAGCCTGACAAAGTTTTATTAAGCCTTAATTCTTGCTTCTTGCTTGTTGTCTCTTGGTTCTTGTCTCTTGCTTCTATCCTACACCACCATATTCACTATCCTGCCTTTAACAACGATCACTTTCTTTGGCGCTTTACCTTCCAGGTATTTCTGCACGTCGGCGTTGGCCAGAACGAAATCCTCAACTTCTTTAGTCTCCAATGAAAGCGGAATGTTAAGGTTCATTTTCATTTTGCCGTTTATAGAAATAGGATAGGCAAACTCATCTTCTACCAGGTAACCCGGGTTGAACTGCGGATAAGGTGCGTAAGACAGCGTACCCGGCTGGTTGCCCAGCAACACCCAAAGCTCTTCGCAAATGTGCGGTGCATACGGCGACAGGATGATCACCATATCCTGTAATATCGCCCGCTTGTTACATTTCAGGTCGGTGAGTTCATTGACCGCGATCATGAAACTGGATACTGAGGTGTTAAAAGAGAACCTGTCAATATCTTCTTCAACCTTGCGAATGATCTTGTGCAGCGACTTCAGTTCTGCTTTGGTTGGCGCTTCATCAGATATATTTAGCTCCCACTGCTCATTATGAAACAAACGCCAAAACTTGCGTAGAAATTTGAATACACCCTCTATGCCGTTGGTATTCCACGGTTTGCTTTGCTCGAGCGGACCAAGGAACATCTCGTACATGCGCAGGGTGTCGGCACCGTAACGTTCTATAATGTCATCGGGGTTAACTACGTTAAACTTCGACTTCGACATCTTTTCGACCTCGACGCCGCAGATGTATGGAGCCCCACCCCGGCCCTCCCCGGAAGGGAGGGAGACAGAACCGTCCTCAAGTATCAGAATGGCGTCTGCAAATTCCGGTCTCCAGTCTCTAAACTTTTTGATATTTAGGTTATCGTTTTCAACTATGTTAACGTCAACGTGTATTGGTGAACTGTGAGTTGCGAAGTTACTTTTTATAGGAAACCCCCATTCCTCGAATAACATTCCTGCACTTGCATTAGGGTCGTTGTACCGGTTCCACTGCTTTTTTGATAGAAAATAGTGACTTGGCGACTCGTCCTCATCAAATTTTGTTACACGATACACAAAGTTACTGCGGCCCTGT
It encodes the following:
- a CDS encoding glycoside hydrolase family 65 protein yields the protein MKNYIKTDEWKIIEEGFDPHLNKISESIFSLGNGRMGQRANFEEAYSGDTLQGNYVAGVYYPDKTRVGWWKNGYPEYFAKVLNAANWIGIGVEIDGEELDLAKCSVQDFRRELNMKDGYLKRTFTATTINGKQVAVEAIRFCSMVDDEAGAIKYTIMPVNFPSSIKLTPYVDGDVVNKDSNYDEKFWDEVKKGTSGNGGFVQLRTKKTGFEVATGMLVFVNYNGKAVDASFSTNEKEKFVSLSTTIDVKQNEAVTLYKFAANLSSQNHPADQLETKLNEVLQTVSVKGFDKMLEEQAAAWAEKWKHNDIIIEGDASAQQGIRFNIFQLNQTYTGEDDRLNIGPKGFTGEKYGGSTYWDTEAYCVPFYLATAPQKVTRNLLLYRYKQLWKAIENAKLLGFKDGAALYPMVTMDGTECHNEWEITFEEIHRNGAIAYAIFNYVRYTGDEDYLADYGLEVLIAITRFWSQRITWSDDKQQYVMLGVTGPNEYENNVNNNWYTSKIAVWCLKYTLEVIDKVSSSDRGKLDALLERVNFRQAEESAKWQDIIAKMYLGESKELGIYLQQDGYLDKEQILVKDLPATERPINQKWSWDRILRSCYIKQADVLQGIYFFEDEFDIDTIRRNFDYYEPRTVHESSLSPCVHSILASKLGDEARAYEFYLRTSRLDLDDYNNDTEDGCHTTSMAGTWMSVVEGFGGMRVKDGKLSFDPFLPAKWDSFSFHVGFRGALLNIKVSKQAVQITNSSNTDIMVIVRGNEQLVKGNSEVIG
- the pgmB gene encoding beta-phosphoglucomutase, whose protein sequence is MPDIKACLFDLDGVIVDTAVYHYKAWKRLANSLGFDFTEEQNEHLKGVSRVRSLQLILGWGGITKTEAEQTELATEKNNWYVEMINKMTPAEVLPGAKEFLEGCRSAGIKTALGSASKNSGIILKNTGIEHLFDAIVDGNHVTAPKPDPEVFIKGAEALGVLDTECVVFEDAIAGIEAAKNGGMKAVGIGSPQILTQADLVISGLDQMTMEKLREL
- a CDS encoding glycoside hydrolase family 13 protein, yielding MKRFLLAAICCILYNTHLLAQLPALDKVEPMNWWVGMANPKLQLVVHGNNIASRQVQLAYPGVKLAAVHKVENSNYLFLDLVISPSAKAGTFAIKFTAKGAQPLVYNYKLNTRDRSANRVQGVTIKDLIYLIMPDRFSNGDPNNDVVKGMRETGLHRDSMFSRHGGDIQGVMNHLDYLKDLGVTTVWFTPEIENDEPQASYHGYAVTDYYKIDPRFGTNELYKQYVEKCHSMGLKVIKDIVHNHVGTECYLIQDMPMKSWVHQWPKFTNSNYHDMVVMDPHASANDKKIMLDGWFDRRMADLNENNPYVQNYLTQNHIWWVEYAGIDGLRLDTYPYNDGPYMSQWAKDIRAEFPNLSIYGETLVWSAADQAFFTEGNKLNQGLDTHLPGVTDGVVKDAIYEALNGKDGWTDGASRLYAVLAQDFLYKDPTKNVVFLDNHDMSRVFSVVNEDYTKYKSAFALLLTTRGIPQMYYGDEILMKNFSNPDGLVREDFPGGWPGDKNNKFTAGGRNKKENDAFNYIKKLANYRKNTTALQTGKLLQYIPQKGVYVYFRYDALKTVMVVYNSNEKEQEMETAYFAEGLNGARKGKNVITDEAVDIAKLIIPAKTTLIFELMPNGIH
- a CDS encoding YoaK family protein; the encoded protein is MLRQEKENRSLRENLMLASSTAFVSGIVNVVCLLAFLAFSSNVTGHVANLANHVVQQNYHEIGIFLIWLFMFFAGAFAATFIIRSVQEKSLYKANATIIGIEIILMLAAALYAHHLYQETQFEKEVLISLMLFVMGLQNSMVSTISGGLIKTSHLTGLFTDLGGEVAEWFHPKTAKTTVIRNKILIRLTILGFYFIGAVGGGYFFNIYEFAIFYVVPFILLTILYYDLSPIALHKLLRIFSKKPKTSTTI
- a CDS encoding carbonic anhydrase; translation: MNQDIKPHNTDHITYQSLLEGNKTFVAEALKEDGDYFTKLAAGQKPPVLWIGCADSRVPANQITHTSPGEIFVHRNIANVVVHTDMSMLSVLDYAVNVLQVKHVIVVGHYGCGGVNAAMTNKEFGLIDNWLRHIKDVYRLHADELDAITDEKTKSDRLVECNVIEGVYNLGKTTIVQNAWKDPNRELQVHGWVYELSTGLIKDLNVSRKDNSGMEEVFRFDI